In the genome of Actinomadura graeca, one region contains:
- a CDS encoding HpcH/HpaI aldolase/citrate lyase family protein, with product MRHFDHIDTAHRKHLFYRHPRRFERHDDPAVLAVALGATLYSPATRPVLADDIEKASRRGVMSMVVCLEDAIADADVAAGEANAVAQLRALRGRGADVPLLFVRVREPEQIGDLVDRLGDAAPLVSGFVLPKFGPAGGGAFLDALADTSARTGLRLLAMPVIESPEAVYAETRTEMLHDVARLLAKHRERILAVRLGAADMSAAYGLRRPPDLTIYDIRPVAGVICDVVNILGRADGTGFVVTGPVWEYFSAGERMFKPQLRQSPFDAQHAAPLRQRLITSDLDGLIREVHLDKANGLTGKTVIHPSHVAAVHALSVVTHEEYCDAADILGVAGGGAMASSYANKMNEAKPHRAWAERLMLRARVFGVAAEGVTFVELLEAAGSR from the coding sequence ATGCGGCATTTCGATCACATTGACACCGCCCATCGCAAGCACCTCTTCTACCGGCATCCGCGGCGTTTCGAACGTCACGACGATCCCGCGGTGCTGGCGGTGGCGCTCGGCGCGACGCTCTACAGCCCGGCGACCCGCCCCGTCCTCGCCGACGACATCGAGAAGGCGTCGCGGCGGGGCGTGATGAGCATGGTCGTCTGCCTGGAGGACGCCATCGCCGACGCAGACGTCGCCGCCGGGGAGGCCAACGCGGTCGCCCAGCTGCGGGCGCTGCGGGGGCGGGGAGCGGACGTGCCGCTGCTGTTCGTCCGGGTCCGCGAGCCCGAGCAGATCGGCGACCTGGTGGACCGGCTCGGGGACGCCGCGCCGCTCGTCAGCGGGTTCGTCCTCCCGAAGTTCGGCCCGGCGGGAGGTGGAGCGTTCCTCGACGCGCTGGCGGACACCTCCGCCCGCACCGGGCTCCGGCTCCTCGCCATGCCGGTGATCGAGAGCCCCGAGGCCGTGTACGCCGAGACGCGCACCGAGATGCTGCACGACGTGGCGCGGCTGCTCGCCAAGCACCGGGAGCGGATCCTCGCCGTCCGGCTGGGCGCCGCCGACATGTCGGCCGCCTACGGGCTGCGCCGGCCCCCGGACCTGACGATCTACGACATCCGTCCCGTCGCGGGCGTGATCTGCGACGTCGTCAACATCCTCGGCCGCGCGGACGGCACCGGGTTCGTCGTGACGGGCCCGGTCTGGGAGTACTTCTCGGCGGGGGAGCGGATGTTCAAGCCGCAACTGCGCCAGTCGCCGTTCGACGCGCAGCACGCCGCGCCGCTGCGGCAGCGGCTGATCACCTCCGATCTGGACGGGCTGATCCGCGAGGTGCACCTGGACAAGGCCAACGGGCTCACCGGCAAGACCGTGATCCATCCCAGCCATGTGGCGGCCGTCCACGCGCTGTCGGTCGTGACGCACGAGGAGTACTGCGACGCCGCCGACATCCTCGGGGTCGCGGGTGGAGGCGCGATGGCCAGCTCGTATGCGAACAAGATGAACGAGGCGAAACCGCATCGCGCGTGGGCGGAGCGGCTGATGCTGCGCGCCCGGGTGTTCGGGGTGGCGGCCGAGGGCGTGACCTTCGTCGAGCTGCTGGAAGCGGCGGGCAGCCGTTGA
- a CDS encoding TerD family protein yields MSISLQKGQKVSLAKPGGGTLTRVRMGLGWDAVAKKGRFGRSKAQSIDLDASCLLFDAAGNLADQVWFRQLRSKDGSVQHTGDNLTGAGEGDDEVINVDLQGLPANVVQLVFTVNSFTGQDFSQIENAFCRLVDEATGEEIARYDLTGAGRHNAQIMAKVARDGDGWSMTAIGATATGRTFQHLLPAVATHL; encoded by the coding sequence ATGTCGATCTCGCTGCAGAAGGGGCAGAAGGTCTCCCTGGCCAAGCCCGGCGGAGGCACGCTCACCCGGGTCCGGATGGGCCTGGGCTGGGACGCGGTCGCCAAGAAGGGCCGGTTCGGCCGGTCCAAGGCCCAGTCCATCGACCTGGACGCGTCCTGCCTGCTGTTCGACGCCGCCGGCAACCTCGCCGACCAGGTCTGGTTCCGGCAGCTGCGCAGCAAGGACGGCTCGGTCCAGCACACCGGCGACAACCTGACCGGCGCGGGCGAGGGCGACGACGAGGTCATCAACGTGGACCTGCAGGGCCTGCCCGCCAACGTCGTCCAGCTGGTGTTCACCGTCAACTCCTTCACCGGCCAGGACTTCTCGCAGATCGAGAACGCCTTCTGCCGGCTCGTGGACGAGGCCACCGGCGAGGAGATCGCCCGCTACGACCTGACCGGCGCGGGCCGCCACAATGCCCAGATCATGGCGAAGGTGGCGCGGGACGGGGACGGCTGGTCCATGACCGCGATCGGCGCCACCGCGACGGGCCGCACGTTCCAGCACCTCCTCCCGGCGGTGGCGACGCATCTGTGA
- a CDS encoding TerD family protein: protein MGVSLSKGGNVSLTKQAPGLTAVTVGLGWDVRTTTGTDFDLDASALVLDASGKILTDQHFVFFNNLRTPDGGVEHTGDNTTGAGEGDDEQLKVNFGALPATAERVAFAVSIYDGDGRGQNFGQVRNAYIRVLNQGDGAELARYDLSEDASMETAMVFGELYRSGAEWKFRAVGQGYASGLAGIATDFGVNI, encoded by the coding sequence GTGGGTGTCAGTCTCAGCAAGGGCGGCAATGTCTCGCTCACCAAGCAGGCACCGGGGCTGACCGCGGTCACCGTCGGGCTCGGCTGGGACGTGCGGACCACGACGGGGACGGACTTCGACCTGGACGCCTCCGCGCTGGTTCTGGACGCCTCCGGGAAGATCCTCACCGACCAGCACTTCGTGTTCTTCAACAATCTGCGCACGCCGGACGGCGGCGTCGAGCACACCGGCGACAACACCACCGGCGCGGGCGAGGGCGACGACGAGCAGCTGAAGGTCAACTTCGGGGCGCTGCCGGCCACGGCCGAGCGGGTCGCGTTCGCGGTGTCGATCTACGACGGGGACGGCCGCGGCCAGAACTTCGGCCAGGTCCGCAACGCCTACATCCGCGTCCTGAACCAGGGGGACGGCGCGGAGCTGGCGCGCTACGACCTGTCCGAGGACGCCTCGATGGAGACCGCGATGGTGTTCGGGGAGCTGTACCGGTCCGGCGCGGAGTGGAAGTTCCGCGCGGTCGGCCAGGGGTACGCCTCGGGGCTCGCCGGCATCGCCACCGACTTCGGCGTCAACATCTGA
- the rpoD gene encoding RNA polymerase sigma factor RpoD: MLPSEAPSVDQVADLVARGRERGGVTVDDVAAALDRSDLPDDSLERVVRMLAEQGVEVLESQQETEDVARADEGDLGKRAPTSDLVRIYLREIGRVPLLTAEDEVELAKSIEAGLFAEEKMAHVAILARGERLDLELLARDGVRAKQRLIEANLRLVVSIAKRYVGRGMLFLDLIQEGNLGLIRAVEKFDYTKGFKFSTYATWWIRQAITRAIADQARTIRIPVHMVETINKLVRVQRQLHQDLGREPTPEEIGLEMGLSPVRVVEIQRIAQEPVSLQSPIGEEDSDLGDFIEDADAVVPIEAAAFILLQDQLEDILGTLSEREQRIIQLRFGLTDGHPRTLEEVGREFGVTRERIRQIESKTLAKLRHPSRAQMLREYLD, translated from the coding sequence TGACGTCGCTGCCGCGCTCGATCGCTCGGACTTGCCGGACGACTCCCTCGAACGGGTCGTCCGGATGCTCGCAGAGCAGGGGGTGGAGGTCCTCGAATCTCAGCAGGAGACCGAGGACGTCGCGCGAGCGGATGAGGGAGACCTCGGCAAGCGGGCGCCGACGAGCGACCTGGTTCGGATCTACCTGAGAGAGATCGGTCGCGTACCGCTTCTCACGGCAGAAGATGAAGTAGAACTCGCGAAATCGATCGAGGCGGGGCTGTTCGCCGAGGAGAAGATGGCGCACGTCGCCATCCTCGCCCGCGGCGAGCGCCTCGACCTCGAACTGCTCGCCCGCGATGGTGTGCGGGCGAAGCAACGCCTGATCGAGGCCAACCTGCGGCTGGTGGTCTCGATCGCGAAACGCTATGTGGGACGGGGGATGCTCTTCCTCGACCTCATCCAGGAGGGAAATCTCGGTCTGATCCGTGCGGTCGAGAAGTTCGACTACACGAAGGGGTTCAAGTTCTCCACCTACGCCACCTGGTGGATCCGGCAGGCGATCACCCGTGCCATCGCCGACCAGGCGAGGACCATCCGGATCCCGGTGCACATGGTGGAGACGATCAACAAACTGGTCCGCGTGCAGCGCCAGCTCCACCAGGATCTCGGCCGCGAACCCACCCCCGAGGAGATCGGCCTGGAGATGGGCCTGTCGCCCGTCCGGGTCGTGGAGATCCAGCGGATCGCCCAGGAGCCCGTGTCGCTCCAGTCGCCGATCGGGGAAGAGGACTCCGACCTCGGTGACTTCATCGAGGACGCCGACGCCGTCGTCCCGATCGAGGCGGCCGCGTTCATCCTGCTGCAGGACCAGCTTGAGGACATCCTCGGCACGCTCTCGGAGCGGGAGCAGCGCATCATCCAGCTGCGCTTCGGCCTGACCGACGGGCACCCGCGGACCCTGGAGGAGGTCGGCCGGGAGTTCGGCGTCACCAGGGAGCGGATCCGCCAGATCGAGTCCAAGACCCTGGCGAAGCTGCGCCATCCGTCCCGCGCGCAGATGCTGCGCGAATACCTCGACTGA
- the efeB gene encoding iron uptake transporter deferrochelatase/peroxidase subunit, with protein MTEAGSEGREGAAEGTALGPSRRRMLGFGGASLLVGAAAGVGLDRVASAEEDRSAGGAIAFHGAHQAGIATPVQDRLHFAAFDVTTGDRAKLVRMLQEWTAAAAAMTAGRSVGHGAVGGPAVAPPDDTGEAVGLPPSRLTLTIGFGPTLFEKDGKDRFGLKARRPQALVDLPHFPGDNLDPDRGGGDIAVQACADDPQVAVHAIRNLARIGFGVVAVRWSQLGFGKTSSTTPEAQTPRNLFGFKDGTENIPGTDAALLGRHVWAAAGDGSDWMAGGSYMVARRIRMHIETWDRTSLREQEEIFGRDKGEGAPAGARKERDKIVLARMRPDAHVRLAHPDSNGGSKILRRGYSFTDGSDGLGRLEAGLFFIAFQRDPRTGFIRIQQSLAADAMNEYVQHVGSGIYACPPGVQEGGFWGETLFK; from the coding sequence ATGACCGAAGCCGGTTCTGAGGGACGGGAAGGCGCGGCGGAGGGTACGGCCCTGGGCCCGTCGCGGCGGCGGATGCTCGGCTTCGGCGGCGCCAGCCTGCTCGTCGGCGCCGCCGCCGGTGTGGGCCTGGACCGGGTCGCCTCCGCCGAGGAGGACCGCTCCGCGGGCGGCGCCATCGCCTTCCACGGCGCGCACCAGGCCGGGATCGCGACGCCCGTCCAGGACCGGCTGCACTTCGCCGCGTTCGACGTCACCACCGGCGACCGCGCGAAGCTGGTCCGGATGCTCCAGGAATGGACGGCCGCCGCGGCGGCCATGACGGCGGGCAGGTCCGTCGGGCACGGCGCGGTCGGCGGGCCCGCCGTCGCGCCGCCCGACGACACCGGCGAGGCCGTGGGGCTGCCGCCGTCCCGGCTGACGCTCACGATCGGCTTCGGTCCCACGCTGTTCGAGAAGGACGGCAAGGACCGGTTCGGCCTCAAGGCGCGGCGCCCGCAGGCGCTCGTCGACCTGCCGCACTTCCCCGGCGACAACCTCGACCCCGACCGCGGCGGCGGCGACATCGCCGTGCAGGCGTGCGCGGACGACCCGCAGGTGGCCGTGCACGCCATCCGGAACCTGGCGCGCATCGGGTTCGGGGTCGTCGCGGTCCGCTGGTCGCAGCTCGGGTTCGGCAAGACGTCCTCGACGACGCCCGAGGCGCAGACCCCCCGGAACCTGTTCGGGTTCAAGGACGGCACCGAGAACATCCCCGGGACCGACGCGGCCCTGCTCGGCAGGCACGTGTGGGCGGCGGCCGGCGACGGCTCGGACTGGATGGCCGGCGGCTCGTACATGGTGGCGCGCCGGATCCGGATGCACATCGAGACGTGGGACCGCACGTCCCTGCGCGAGCAGGAGGAGATCTTCGGCCGCGACAAGGGCGAGGGCGCCCCGGCGGGCGCGCGCAAGGAACGCGACAAGATCGTCCTCGCGCGGATGAGGCCGGACGCGCACGTCCGGCTCGCCCACCCCGACTCCAACGGCGGCTCGAAGATCCTCCGGCGCGGCTACTCGTTCACCGACGGCTCGGACGGCCTGGGACGCCTGGAGGCGGGCCTGTTCTTCATCGCCTTCCAGCGCGACCCGCGCACCGGCTTCATCCGGATCCAGCAGTCCCTGGCCGCCGACGCGATGAACGAATACGTCCAGCACGTGGGTTCGGGCATCTACGCATGCCCCCCAGGCGTCCAAGAAGGCGGCTTCTGGGGCGAAACCCTCTTCAAGTAG
- a CDS encoding molecular chaperone DnaJ: MRGPGDQRRRGRGTQAAASAAVEAREAAAAAFYEMDQAQKYLDGRVTVFEDLDASAAAPARREFAGLSEAADAASVAYISVLDAHDLDDQDRTPAQLDAARRAFIGSADRLREITGRLNGFAERLSPGMARLEAALDQLPPRLTAARDAVAAADTAIAAAREAGMDASDPEAEVARAKEALAQLGSQGLGGLGLDGALKKADEVRAIAAAAREAAEELPQMAGKVRNSLASVRTRVDVVAGRAEPVRQAMKALLRGYAQACWQDLRGAPEAIESGVTRARERLNEASAHVARNEWKQAQQALTAARTELNAADRRAAQVTGRVTELESVAADPAKPVEAVRFAIRDAQRLAMAQPGGAAPQHARVLDSLVERLEKAPGKLTAPHPDYWAYLQELESIKTAAGDVVTRIRAERAG; this comes from the coding sequence TTGCGGGGACCGGGCGACCAGCGCCGGCGGGGCCGGGGGACGCAGGCTGCCGCCTCGGCGGCGGTCGAGGCGCGCGAGGCGGCCGCGGCCGCCTTCTACGAGATGGATCAGGCGCAGAAGTACCTCGACGGCCGCGTCACCGTCTTCGAGGACCTGGACGCCTCCGCGGCCGCCCCCGCGCGCCGCGAGTTCGCCGGGCTGTCCGAGGCCGCCGACGCCGCCTCGGTGGCCTACATCTCCGTCCTGGACGCCCACGACCTCGATGATCAGGACCGGACACCCGCCCAGCTCGACGCCGCACGCCGCGCGTTCATCGGCTCCGCCGACCGGCTCCGGGAGATCACCGGGAGGCTGAACGGGTTCGCCGAGCGCCTCTCACCGGGCATGGCGCGGCTGGAGGCCGCCCTGGACCAGCTCCCGCCCCGCCTGACCGCCGCCCGCGACGCCGTGGCCGCCGCCGACACCGCCATCGCCGCGGCCCGGGAGGCGGGCATGGACGCCTCCGATCCCGAGGCGGAGGTGGCACGCGCCAAGGAGGCGCTCGCCCAGCTCGGCTCGCAGGGCCTCGGCGGCCTCGGCCTCGACGGCGCGCTGAAGAAGGCCGACGAGGTGCGCGCCATCGCCGCCGCCGCCCGGGAGGCGGCCGAGGAACTGCCGCAGATGGCCGGGAAGGTCCGCAACTCCCTCGCCTCGGTCCGCACCCGCGTGGACGTCGTCGCAGGCCGCGCCGAGCCCGTCAGGCAGGCGATGAAGGCCCTCCTGCGCGGCTACGCGCAGGCGTGCTGGCAGGACCTCCGCGGCGCTCCCGAAGCCATCGAGTCGGGCGTCACACGGGCCCGCGAGCGCCTGAACGAGGCGTCCGCGCACGTGGCCCGCAACGAATGGAAGCAGGCGCAGCAGGCCCTCACCGCCGCGCGCACCGAACTCAACGCCGCCGACCGCCGCGCCGCACAGGTCACCGGACGGGTCACCGAACTGGAATCGGTCGCCGCCGACCCCGCCAAGCCCGTCGAGGCCGTCCGCTTCGCCATACGCGACGCCCAGCGCCTCGCCATGGCCCAACCAGGCGGCGCCGCACCCCAGCACGCCCGCGTCCTCGACTCGCTCGTAGAACGCCTCGAAAAGGCCCCCGGCAAGCTCACCGCCCCCCACCCCGACTACTGGGCCTACCTGCAAGAACTAGAGTCCATCAAAACCGCCGCCGGCGACGTGGTCACCAGAATCCGCGCCGAACGCGCGGGTTGA
- a CDS encoding DUF475 domain-containing protein — MILRTFGWSFAVTALGLLIALLYDGATGLALVAVLAVLEISLSFDNAVVNAKVLDRMSPFWQKIFLTVGIAIAVFGMRLVFPLLIVGITAKLNPYEAFDLAINDSHRYHELMTDAYPMIAAFGGMFLMMLFLDFVFEERADKWLPWLEKPLARIGKLDQLSVVVAGGALAFVAGLYAEDPGDVMIAGVLGMVTYILVNGLGELFSEAGGDEDDEDAGEDGPAGVAAGEGASGRSGPSSLALATGKAGFFLFLYLEVLDASFSFDGVIGAFAISTDPIIIALGLGIGAMYIRSLTVFLVRKGTLHEYVYLEHGAHWAIGALAVCMLVSIGHHVPEWITGGLGAGLIIAAFVSSVVRNRGDGQDASAGAGEGERLPAGKV, encoded by the coding sequence ATGATTCTTCGCACCTTCGGGTGGTCCTTCGCCGTCACGGCCCTTGGCCTGCTGATCGCCCTGCTGTACGACGGGGCGACGGGCCTGGCGCTGGTGGCGGTGCTGGCCGTCCTTGAGATCTCGCTGTCGTTCGACAACGCCGTGGTCAACGCCAAGGTGCTCGACAGGATGAGCCCGTTCTGGCAGAAGATCTTCCTGACCGTCGGCATCGCCATCGCCGTGTTCGGCATGCGGCTGGTGTTCCCCCTGCTGATCGTGGGGATCACCGCGAAGCTGAACCCCTACGAGGCGTTCGACCTGGCGATCAACGACTCGCACCGCTACCACGAGCTGATGACCGACGCCTACCCGATGATCGCGGCGTTCGGCGGCATGTTCCTGATGATGCTGTTCCTGGACTTCGTGTTCGAGGAGCGCGCCGACAAGTGGCTGCCGTGGCTGGAGAAGCCGCTCGCCCGCATCGGCAAGCTGGACCAGCTGTCGGTGGTCGTCGCGGGCGGCGCGCTGGCGTTCGTGGCCGGCCTGTACGCCGAGGACCCGGGCGACGTCATGATCGCCGGTGTACTGGGCATGGTGACCTACATCCTGGTCAACGGGCTCGGGGAGCTGTTCTCCGAGGCGGGCGGTGACGAGGACGACGAGGACGCCGGCGAGGACGGTCCCGCGGGCGTCGCGGCGGGGGAGGGCGCGTCCGGGAGGTCCGGGCCGAGCTCGCTGGCGCTGGCCACCGGCAAGGCGGGATTCTTCCTGTTCCTGTACCTGGAGGTGCTGGACGCCTCGTTCAGCTTCGACGGCGTCATCGGCGCGTTCGCCATCAGCACCGACCCGATCATCATCGCGCTGGGCCTGGGCATCGGCGCCATGTACATCCGGTCGCTGACGGTGTTCCTGGTCCGCAAGGGCACCCTGCACGAGTACGTCTACCTGGAGCACGGCGCCCACTGGGCGATCGGCGCGCTGGCGGTCTGCATGCTGGTCTCGATCGGCCACCACGTCCCCGAGTGGATCACCGGGGGGCTCGGCGCCGGCCTGATCATCGCGGCGTTCGTGTCGTCGGTGGTGCGCAACCGCGGCGACGGCCAGGACGCCTCCGCCGGGGCCGGCGAAGGGGAACGGCTGCCCGCGGGCAAGGTCTGA
- a CDS encoding phosphoribosyltransferase family protein — translation MASRLGVRLVDSADPADLVGLADLVGSADLAGSADLVGLADLVGLAVRRNPKRAHLLVSAVLGKHVPTDPRLVYGAGLLLGDLVRARLRGADASYGGAYLADALLGVKAAAAGLRDSLREPCASVDAVVLGYAETATALGHSVADALGGAYYLHSTRRAVPGFIPYGGFEEEHSHATSHLLLPGDPTALDRDVPVVLVDDELSTGKTVLNTIEALHAARPHRRYVVAVLVDLRGEDDEARVCALARRLNTRIDIVALAHGRVELPEGILSAGRSLVEDLSTQVVREDAPGRFEVTRVDLEWPSGVPDGGRHGFLPVHRTRLEKDLPRMGDALAGPLSGAGRVLVLGFEELMYAPLRLAEALADLIPEVDVRYSTTTRSPVLAVDDPGYAIRTRLAFPSHDDPSDGPGERYAYNVDASFDRIVLVVDDIGDTEELSKGLLERLRALAPVLLATIPSYRSEP, via the coding sequence GTGGCGTCCCGCCTGGGCGTGCGGCTGGTCGATAGCGCGGATCCGGCGGATCTGGTGGGGCTCGCTGATCTGGTGGGGTCGGCCGACCTGGCGGGGTCGGCCGACCTGGTGGGGTTGGCCGATCTGGTGGGGCTGGCCGTCCGGCGGAACCCGAAGCGCGCTCATCTGCTGGTGTCGGCCGTGCTGGGCAAGCATGTGCCCACCGACCCTCGGCTCGTGTACGGGGCGGGTCTCCTCTTGGGGGACCTTGTGCGCGCGCGCCTGCGCGGCGCGGACGCCTCCTACGGAGGTGCCTACCTGGCGGATGCGCTGCTGGGCGTGAAGGCGGCCGCTGCGGGCCTGCGTGACTCTCTGCGGGAGCCGTGCGCGTCTGTCGACGCCGTCGTCCTCGGCTATGCGGAAACGGCGACGGCGTTGGGGCATTCCGTCGCGGACGCCTTGGGCGGCGCCTACTACCTGCACTCCACGCGCCGCGCGGTACCGGGCTTCATCCCCTACGGAGGGTTCGAGGAAGAGCACAGCCACGCGACGAGCCATTTGCTGCTACCCGGCGACCCGACGGCGCTTGACCGGGACGTGCCCGTCGTTTTGGTGGACGACGAGTTGTCGACGGGGAAGACCGTCCTCAACACGATCGAGGCGCTCCACGCCGCGCGCCCCCACCGGCGGTACGTGGTGGCGGTCCTGGTCGACCTGCGCGGCGAGGACGACGAGGCCCGTGTATGTGCCCTCGCCCGGCGGCTGAATACGCGGATCGACATCGTCGCGCTCGCCCATGGCCGCGTGGAACTGCCCGAGGGCATCCTGAGCGCGGGGCGGAGCCTCGTGGAGGATCTGTCCACCCAGGTCGTGCGGGAGGACGCCCCTGGCCGGTTCGAGGTGACCCGGGTGGACCTGGAGTGGCCGAGTGGGGTGCCGGACGGAGGACGCCACGGTTTCCTTCCCGTCCACAGGACACGGCTGGAGAAAGACCTCCCGCGTATGGGTGACGCCCTCGCGGGCCCTCTGAGCGGTGCCGGACGTGTGCTGGTGCTCGGGTTCGAGGAACTGATGTACGCGCCGCTGCGGCTGGCCGAGGCGCTCGCCGATCTGATACCGGAGGTGGACGTCCGGTATTCGACCACCACCCGCTCGCCCGTCCTCGCGGTGGACGACCCGGGGTACGCGATCAGGACGCGTCTGGCGTTCCCTTCGCATGACGACCCGTCCGACGGACCGGGGGAGCGCTACGCCTACAACGTGGACGCCTCGTTCGATCGCATCGTGCTCGTAGTGGACGACATAGGCGACACCGAGGAGCTCTCCAAGGGACTCTTGGAGCGGCTGCGCGCGCTTGCGCCGGTGCTGCTCGCGACGATCCCGTCCTACAGGAGCGAGCCATGA
- a CDS encoding YbjQ family protein, with the protein MLIVTTDGVAGYEIRSVLGEVQGTAVQTDQARAAGPHGQGSSATFRVTGEQPPAGLAAARREAVARLGEEARHKGANTVVGMRFDTAAVGGGYEVCAYGTAVWAEPAGQARDHMQQMPQQHPIPQGHQGQMPPYGDPQPGGPPMAARNLTMGLHDRPR; encoded by the coding sequence ATGCTGATCGTGACGACTGATGGCGTGGCCGGGTACGAGATCCGCAGCGTGCTCGGCGAGGTCCAGGGGACGGCCGTCCAGACCGATCAGGCCAGGGCGGCGGGGCCGCACGGGCAGGGCAGCAGCGCCACGTTCCGGGTGACCGGGGAGCAGCCCCCGGCCGGGCTGGCCGCGGCGCGCCGCGAGGCGGTGGCCCGGCTCGGCGAGGAGGCGCGCCACAAGGGCGCGAACACGGTCGTCGGAATGCGGTTCGACACGGCGGCGGTCGGCGGCGGCTACGAGGTGTGCGCGTACGGGACGGCCGTCTGGGCCGAGCCCGCGGGCCAGGCTCGCGACCACATGCAGCAGATGCCGCAGCAGCACCCCATCCCGCAGGGACATCAGGGGCAGATGCCCCCGTATGGCGACCCGCAGCCGGGCGGCCCGCCGATGGCCGCGCGCAATCTGACCATGGGCCTGCACGATCGCCCCCGCTGA
- a CDS encoding TerD family protein, producing MGVSLAKGGNVSLTKAAPNLSAVSVGLGWDVRATTGADFDLDASALMLAGTGKVMSDQHFVFFNNLKSPDGSVEHTGDNLTGEGEGDDESINVDLTGVPAECERIVFPVSIYDADNRHQNFGQVRNAFIRIVNRADGNELARFDLTEDASTETAMVFGELYRHSGEWKFRAVGQGYASGLAGIALDFGVNVG from the coding sequence ATGGGAGTCTCACTCGCCAAGGGCGGCAACGTCTCGCTGACGAAGGCCGCACCCAACCTCAGCGCCGTGTCGGTCGGGCTGGGCTGGGACGTGCGCGCCACCACGGGCGCCGACTTCGACCTGGACGCCTCGGCGCTGATGCTCGCCGGGACCGGCAAGGTCATGTCCGACCAGCATTTCGTGTTCTTCAACAACCTGAAGAGCCCGGACGGCTCGGTGGAGCACACCGGCGACAACCTGACCGGGGAGGGCGAGGGCGACGACGAGTCGATCAACGTGGACCTCACCGGCGTCCCGGCGGAGTGCGAGCGGATCGTGTTCCCGGTGTCGATCTATGACGCCGACAACCGGCACCAGAACTTCGGCCAGGTCCGCAACGCGTTCATCCGCATCGTCAACCGCGCCGACGGCAACGAGCTCGCCCGCTTCGACCTCACCGAGGACGCCTCCACCGAGACGGCCATGGTGTTCGGCGAGCTTTACCGCCACAGTGGCGAATGGAAGTTCAGGGCCGTCGGCCAGGGGTACGCCTCTGGACTGGCCGGTATCGCCCTGGACTTCGGCGTCAACGTCGGCTGA
- the efeO gene encoding iron uptake system protein EfeO: MRPVPVLAIAGVAAVSMSLLSACGGDDGKAEAADAVAVTATDDSCEVAKKDLPAGKTTFKVANKGSKVNEFEVLKPDGKILSERENIGPGTTVDFVVNLPAGAYKLLCSAGQTGKGPTQDITVSGQANGVGDQRLTKAAADYKSYVITSLDDTIAKTRLFVDAVKKNDVEKAKELYAPSRVGWESIEPVAEKFGDIDPKVDAREADLSPAEKKDWSGWHLLEKALWKDGSVKGKEKYGDRLLEDLGVLKGRLPGLTLDPVNDMAAGAKELLDEVATGKVTGEEEAFSHTDLVDFKANVDGAKKVYELLKPVVQEKDAQLAKDLDDNFAAVEALLKKYEKGDGYVSYDTVGKSDRKKLADAVNALGEPLSKLAGVVAK; this comes from the coding sequence ATGCGTCCTGTCCCCGTCCTCGCCATCGCCGGCGTGGCCGCCGTGTCGATGTCCCTCCTCTCGGCGTGCGGCGGTGACGACGGCAAGGCGGAGGCCGCGGACGCCGTCGCCGTGACCGCCACCGACGACTCGTGCGAGGTGGCGAAGAAGGACCTCCCCGCGGGCAAGACCACCTTCAAGGTCGCCAACAAGGGCTCGAAGGTCAACGAGTTCGAGGTGCTGAAGCCGGACGGCAAGATCCTGTCCGAGCGCGAGAACATCGGCCCCGGCACCACCGTCGACTTCGTCGTGAACCTTCCCGCCGGCGCGTACAAGCTGCTGTGCAGCGCCGGGCAGACCGGCAAGGGCCCGACCCAGGACATCACGGTCAGCGGCCAGGCCAACGGCGTCGGCGACCAGCGCCTCACCAAGGCCGCCGCCGACTACAAGTCCTACGTCATCACGAGCCTCGACGACACGATCGCCAAGACGCGGCTGTTCGTGGACGCGGTCAAGAAGAACGACGTCGAGAAGGCCAAGGAGCTGTACGCGCCGTCCCGCGTCGGCTGGGAGTCGATCGAGCCCGTCGCGGAGAAGTTCGGCGACATCGACCCGAAGGTCGACGCCCGCGAGGCCGACCTCAGCCCGGCGGAGAAGAAGGACTGGTCGGGCTGGCACCTGCTGGAGAAGGCCCTCTGGAAGGACGGCTCGGTCAAGGGCAAGGAGAAGTACGGCGACCGCCTCCTGGAGGACCTCGGCGTCCTGAAGGGGCGGCTGCCCGGCCTCACCCTGGACCCGGTGAACGACATGGCCGCCGGCGCCAAGGAACTGCTCGACGAGGTCGCGACCGGCAAGGTCACCGGCGAGGAGGAGGCGTTCAGCCACACCGACCTCGTCGACTTCAAGGCCAACGTCGACGGCGCCAAGAAGGTGTACGAGCTGCTCAAGCCGGTCGTCCAGGAGAAGGACGCGCAGCTCGCCAAGGACCTCGACGACAATTTCGCCGCCGTCGAGGCGCTGCTGAAGAAGTACGAGAAGGGCGACGGCTACGTCTCGTACGACACGGTCGGCAAGAGCGACCGCAAGAAGCTCGCCGACGCCGTGAACGCGCTGGGTGAGCCCCTGTCGAAACTCGCTGGAGTGGTGGCGAAGTAA